ttaaactttttttcaattccaccccgacgttgaaaatttgtcaattttacccacttttgaattttccgttttcaattgtaccccaatattttaatttttgttaatttttttacttaaatgatgaaatcattcaattaattaagtctaaacatgaaattaaattcttttttattcaaaaaagtacaaataagtcctttatttttaaaaactaactaaaaaccataatcaaattaacactaatttaaattcttaattaatttaactaaatttaaataaatttttaagatatacaatcaatatatgcgagacatggagaatgttttaaacaaatttccaaacgcaaaagacgttaatttaatttttcagggtacaattgaaacacaataatgcaaaatagggtaaaattgacaaattttcaacgtcagggtatgattgaaaaggggctaaaaggtcgggggtttttaagacattaggcctaaaatATAAGGTATAATTTGAcataaataatgaaaaatttaaaattgattgcCATATGCATAATAATGTGATacaaaattacttaaaacaTCCCGATGTCGTTAAAATTATAGTCCAATAACCAAATTGAAATGAATTAAATATGATTGGCAATTTGAAATAGGTGCAAGGTACATTAATCCGATGAACGgaattgaaaaattgaaaaagagcAATGAGCAGATAATCAGAGATTTGATATAACAAATGAACAACtctttatttcttttgtgtCTCAAACCTCAAATTCATTGCAAAATGTTTAGTTACAAGCACAGCCAAATTCCTATTACACAATGGAAAGGATATAAATAATTGACATTGATACATATGTTTTTGAAGTAGTCAGATTCTCTGGCTGTGAGATGACTAAAGATGACTAATACAGACTAGTTCTCATGATACATTAAACTACAACACAAGCAATGTAGAAGAAAAATTACATCTTTTAAACACTAGAAACCATTTACCATTGGTGGATCTGAATACGGCTCAAACTTTTCTACTGCAAACTTCACTCTCTTGGTCGTGCAAGCCAAAGCGAACTAAGAGCACGTAATCTTGAGAAGTAATCGTGTATGGCAAGGAGTGCACGAGCCGATTGGCGGGTTGTCAATATTCGGTGCATCTGTTGTAGAGTCTGCTGCCGTAAATTATCAGCCTGAAATTCAAAATCCATCAACAGAAAACAGTTTGAGACATAATAGTTGGCAACAAGGGGACAAAGACGAGACCAAGAAAAAGGACATGTCAAAAGGTATGTGGAATTGCCGCACACAAAAATTGTGCATAATTCTAGCATATCCATTACACTCAGCCGGTAAGATCTTAAAGCTGTCTCATGCTACTCCAAATTACGGAAAAATGTATAAAGACGGAATTAAACCAATTACCTGACGAATGAAACCTTCTAGGGTCCCTAGCTTTCCCATGGCCATAGCCATCTGACCCATGTAATTTGCCACATTTCCAGATGAACCTGATGAACCGAGAGATCCACTAGATAATGTCTCGGCCAGAGACTGCTGTAACGCCTCCATTCCTTGAGATAAAGCATCTTCCGCTTGTTGGGAAGATTGCTGTAAATTACCAAGACCCACCAACTGCTGCTCAGTTAAAGGCTCCAATTGGTTCACAAGAAGCTGCAATGCATCCATCAAATTTCAAGTTTGTTGATTACTTCATCCCATTAAGAATTCCATCACTCAAAAGGGGAAAAAAACGAAATCCATCATGTGTAAAGCTAAACTGCTATAACAGACCAAGGCAtcacttaataaaatcaaatcatCCAAATAAAAGACATTACATATCAATTATACCAtcaaatagtaaatataattcTCCTTCTATACTTGGCCATTTTCCCTTACCACATAATACATAAAGGGGTTGTAATGTAGAATGAGTTTTATGGCCAGAGCCGTTTTAAATTGCATTTTGCTTTAAATTATGCATAAGATCTCAGCACAGTCATCTCATATTTGCGCCCAACCCAGCATCCCCCCATTAGAACTGACCCTAATTTCTGAAAACCGTTTAAAGAAGCAAGAAAGTCACCTTGAGGAGCTCAGATGACCGGAAGCCTCCAAGCCACAAAAAACATCTCTCAGCTGGTGTCTTCCACATGCCAGAAAGCAAATGGAAAACATCGGCCTTGGCAGCATTGGTCTTTAGCCTAAAAATTTCATCATAATGAGCCATTACACCATCAATGATAATGCGAAGTTCAGCGTCACCTGCATGTGAATTGACAGCTGATCTAAGTTCATTAACTTGTCGATTTTGCTCTTCTAGCCACCGGGCATATTCCACATCAAATGCCATGGCCCCTGCAAAACATATGCAGCAGAAACAATTACATGTCAGATGCTATGACTTGCATCAAAAGCAATAAAGTTTTAGAGCTGATAATGGCATATTAAGTTCAAGCTAGctttgaataattaaaaaatacagaAACATAAAGGCACAAAAAATAACAGGTGTTACCATTTCCACTCATTGAATGAGCTTGGTCTCCTGAGCTTGATATGAAGATTCCCTAATCAGAAAAGAAACAAGAAATAAGAAAGTAAGAGCTATGGatcttaaaaggtaaaacaaatATGATAAAGAAAAACTTGATTGTATTTCACAAAATGTAACCTGCTGTCGTGCTCGCTGAAGCTCCTGTTCTAGTTGGGTCAGCTTCAAGCGACTACTCTCCAGCTGCTGGACATAGGCCTGTAAGTAGAACAAGGATACATGCAACTCAATAGAGGATTTAAAAGACTTGAAAATCTAGTCATGATCACCTTCAGCATATCAAACATGAAAATAAGCATGTCCAAATTAATGGGCAACAAGATCAAATAGAGGAAACTACAGACTTTATGATGGTATTGACTAGAATCTCACTAGAATTGTCAACATTAGAATATCGAAGTGCAAAATTTCTTGCTTGTATGCCCATTTTCTTGCTTGTATCGTATGGCATGAGGCATTTCACAGAGATAATGCATTGGCAGCACGCAACAACTGCCATTAGAATCAACAGCTTAAAGCAGAAGAACTTCCCCCAAGAGGAAAACATATTGGAAGAGGTAATTCTTCCTACGAATAAGTGGAAAACCCTTTAAATGTTCATAAGCCCCTTCATTGCAAACAACCAAGCGGCTACATAAAACATATACTATTAGGGTGGCAAACAAAAAGATTACTAGTATTAAGCTCCAAAAAGGGATTCACAGCTAGAGATAGTTGTCTATATTTCGTAAGATGACAAACACAAATTTATGATCTCTCTATGTGAGCAAGCATCCCAGATTGTTCAGATAAACAAAAACTTCAAATCTTGAATGTTTATTACTCCCGACAACTGGGAGATAACCATGCAGTCAAATTCAATTAACTTTCAACAGGAAATTCAGTTGAATAATTTCATAATTAACTTCATTTATTTGGAAAACTTTCATATGCCAAAATATTATTACAGCATAAGAATcggagaaaataaaattattgagttAAATTCCGCAATTTTTGGGTTTCTACTCGCACTAAAATAGTAATGGAAAATATCACCAAATTTGGCTTGAATCAAGCCACACCACGGTCCCTTAAGGGCTAATCCTGGCCCGCATCACCTTTGCTTTGGTCTATAAGTTCTACAAATGTATTGCAAATTCACAACAGGACAAACTAGCAGATTTAATGTATGCGAGCAATATTCACTGTACTAACAAAAGACTGAACCGTGAACAGGAAAAAATAGTAAAGCATAAAGGAAGGTTATGGAAACATACTTTCTTTCTTAACCGGCTTTTCCTGGCAGCTTCTCTATTTTGGGCAAGTCTACGAAGAGTCTAAAGAATTGCATAAACATCATCAAATGCAGCTGGaaataataatacaattttaacaaaaaaattatgttgcATTTACCTTCTGATCCATTTTATCCTTTGATCTATCACTGGAATCAGAAGCTGCAACAACAATAGATTGACCTCTGTCAAACTGCAATGGTGGAGCATTAAACTGTTAAATTCTCAGCAGTTTAATTCATGAAATCCATTTTATACAGGATGCAACTGCTCTAACAGTACCCAAAAAGAGGCAGTATTGGAAACCAAAATCATAGAGCAAGTGATTACTAAATAACTTGATAACTGATATAACAAAGAAAATCCATTAAAAAATCAGATTTTAGCAGGGAAGggaaaaagaaaaagggaaAGAAACAGCACCCTCTGATTTTTATCATCTGTGTCCCCATCTGTTGACACATCCGTCCTCGGACTGCCATCAGCCATGTTGGACTCTTCCCAATTCTCGGTATTACCACTAGATAAAGCAACAATGTTCAATTGTTGACTCTTTTCTAATGGCAGTCGCTGAGACTCCAATTGGCTAGGAGATGGATTAATGTTAAAGTTGGTAGGAAACTGTTTTATCAAGAGAGGGGTACGAGAAAAGAATGTCAGTAAAAGCAACTAAAACATACAAAATTGCATAAAATGGACAACAGAATTTCACCTTATCAAAAGAACTGATACGGAGGGGAGCAGAAGAGACCGCTTGGCTACTTACTTTGGCTGAATTGAACACTGTATCTGCAATTCCTTATGATTGGACATAAATTGTAAAAGTAATTTTAGTACTGTATCATAATTTGTGACACCTACGTCACAGCCAACTTTTCACTCAATGCTGCATGTAAACTTCTAAAAATAGCCAAGAAACCTGTTTCAAATTCATGATCAAGTATAGGTTTCAAAGCGTTCTATGTTACTTCCTCGTTTACCctcttatatataaaatttttctACCCATACACTCAACATAATGGCAGTGAgagatataaattataattatatagatAACTGATAAAACAGAGGATAACCTTGAAGTGAAGGTGTATATTGCAGAGTGTGAACCTAAGCCTAGTTCCACATATTTCatactttaatatttattttattttttgttacaaACCCATGGCAAATAAAATTCTTCACCAAATAACACCGATGATGAGATCAGACACTTATTATGACAATGTTCCAAATAGCTAGCTACTAGCATATCAAGTATCAATTATTGGCAAAAACAACTAAAGGATTATTCTGAACAAAAATCAATTCATTTTTAACGcttcaaataaaaatagaaaccAAACAAGTAGAAGTAGATGCATTTCAGTTCATTATCTATCGGATGATAGATTGCTAAGAAATAAACAATGGTGGTACAAACTTTTCTAAAGTTGGATTTGTCAATATACTTACTTGTGCTCAGATCAACTGCATCGTCTAATCGCAATGCAACAGATTGATCAAATCCCACAAAATCAGAAACTCGATATGAATGGATTGTGCTCCCCTCTATGCCACTAAAAACCACAATTTATCAAGAGATAATTCACAACAATGCATAACAAGCTGACTACAGAAATTGAGTTAAAAAAGAAAAGCCAACAGTAACTCAAGTAGACATCGTATCATAATACATTTTATCTTAATGCTGTCCATCTGAGCATATCTTGGCCCTGATTTTCAGTTCCACTCAATATTTAGAGTTCATAATTACTATATCAGAATTAATTAAAACCAGCATGTTAGAATAACActattaatttcaattatttaagCAACTAAAAGGCATTCCTAACTTTATTATTGTCCAGCCAATGGCATTAAGAGAATAGATTCATTCAATATGTTAAACCCAAACATATCATCCTATGCATGCAAGGCAGGCAGAGGCAGAGGCTACAAAAATAGGAGAAAGAGAACTAGAACTTGATGGAATACACTGGGAAAAATACAAATTCAAATTGAAAAGACACTACTATACGTTAAATCGAGAACCTACAGTGCATTTGAAATGGGTAATTCAAAGCTCGGCATCCCGTTGGCTTCCTTCTCATCTTCCGCACCCAGTCTACTGCCCATACATCAGTATCATCCTCACCTTAGTCCACTTCAAACAAATTAGTTAAAACCCTGGACTTACCCAACCTGCAAGAAGAGTCACTCTCTTGCTTCAGTATAAGACCACCAAAGATGCGGAAAGAaaatactctctccgtcccaatCTAATTGACAATATTCTCTTTACACATTATTTAAGAAACCTTCATTAAGAAATGTACACTTTTACTCTTATATCCTCAAATTACATTAGATGCATTACATCTCCCtaaaaatatttctaataaaaaatattaattgcaaaggatagaaaaggaaaaataagataaaaattgtTCTATAAATGTAAACTATCAATTAGAATGAAACACTCGAAAAGGAAATTATTCTCAAATAGCAAGAGACAGATATATGAAACTGAAACAAGAACTTTGCTAAAACAAGACATCAATAAAACAGTTTTTATTCCTAGAAGAGACCAAAAAGAATCAAAACTGAAGCCTAGTCGACTACAAGTGTCAAAGTATTTCTTGCAAGTCAACATAAAGTAtagtaaataatttattttctcatAAAACTTCTTGCACTGACCAACTTGAACATTTGTTTGAACCTGATGAACTGCAAATTGAGTCAAACGAAATGCCCTGCCTAGGTCTATGAAGCCAATTAAATATCCCCGAATCAAACTTCATAACACGACccaaaaggaaaaggaaaatttCTATCGAATTCCATTACTGAAAACAAATTGACAGTGTCTAGTTCAGGCTGTAGCTGTCATTCAGCAAACTAACACATTCCGAAGGCAAAACCAAAGAGAACCGTCTAAGAACAAAAACCCTAACTACAATGGCTTTCAACATGAAATTCAAATTTGGGTATAATGTTCTCTAGACTTTGGCACCCATCTAGCATGCCGCCGGGCCAGATGCAAAACTCAGACAGGACATAGAAATTCCAAAATAGAAGCAAAACCACCAATTCAGCAGGACTATGAATTTTGAATTACCCAATTCCACAGAAAAAACAGCAAGATTAGGGATTCAATGCTATACTGAAAAGAAACAGACCAGCTCTACAATATCTAAAACCAATTAAAAACCCTTAGTAAAACAGTGCATATACTTCACAGTGAATCTTCACCAACCCTATGCTACCCAAAActtcaaactaaaagataaaacACTCCAAAACCCTAAATTCCAAAACTTTAATCCCCCACTTAAAACATCAAAACCTTAATCTAAACACAAAAAAAACAGTACCCAAATACCAAAACCAGCTCAAAACAACAAATTCCAAATCAAATTTCTCTTATTTCCACTAAAGCACCAAACTTAATTATAATGAAGTAATTATCCAACTCATAAAACCAAACTTACCAGGCAAATTCTTCAGTTGACTGATTGTTCAAAAGATGATGATATAAAGCTTTAATCTTTATAAGCAAGTAAAAGTTTTTTTTGGATTAGAAAAAGAGTGAGCTAAAAAGATTTAGTACTTCATTCCAATCTCTAGACGTCTGCTTCTATGGAAATCTTCCACTTTCCAAGaactaatgatttttttttcctctAAAAACAAAGAACTAAtgattttttaatcaatttaatttttttatttaacagtGTTTTTAAGTGCTTTGACATTAATTGTGTTAttgctaattttattttgttttgtcagAAATGCTGACACTGTTTATTACCGAAGACAGAGGTTTGATTCTCTGTGGTCTAGGTCTAGACAAGATTAAGGTCCGATATTTACTGTGGTTCTGCCACGTGTCAGATCAAGTGGTGTTTGAGGAATCACTGTAATAATTTTTGGTAAAAGCCTGAATTATTACGACTTATGGCGACTGGGTGGCTAGTGTACTAACTAACAAATCATAGGTGtaaaaaatcaattgaaattcCATTCTGAATCTTTTTATTCCCCATAAATAAATGGCCAAAAATTCGAGTTAGTGTttctttattataataaaaaaaactaattaaggattctttaatttaaatatatttactataatttattaatattacatTTACTATTTATGCTAAACTATAGTTTCTGAAAGTACTATTTTTCATATATTGACTTTTTAAgactaattatatataaaatgaccatttttttagtaaactgcACTATTATCACGACgtctaaaattgtcaattttatttaccatcttttaatttatttgcaattatatcattgtttgaaaatttatcaatttgtaGCTGATGTGGCGACCGAAGGTTAGACACAGCACGGCAAATCAAATATCACAGGTAATTGTtacaatatcaaaaaaaattaatcgcCTAACAAAATGAAAGTGGTGAATTTTGAATAGTGATATGGAAAAAGAAAAGacgattaataatttttaaagatcATGATACACTTACAATTATAgaaaagatggtgattttatatataattgttcttttttataagtttgaataatatatttttatgcgAATATAAAAGAACAATAAATAGTTAGAGAGTGAAAAGtcctttaattgatttttaaaattataataaaattatacttcTCTCTATTATTATATTCCCTTCAATTCATCACAAAATCAAGATTCCCCGTCTTCAgttcaaactttaaaaattcataatcaaatTCCTTCTAATTCAATCTCAATTTATAGAAGTTTTACAAAAATGGAGAGAATCAGAAGAGCTTCACATGGTACACCGACAATCCTAGTAAATTGAATGAAGAGCTTGAAGGATGGCTTTCCACTGCTGCCTTGGAGAAATCTCCTGATGTTCGAGGTGTTATTGCTCCCCGTGCAGGTTACTCATATTCAGGTCATGCTACAGGAAAATTTGGAAGTCATTAAAGAACTGAAATCTACAGGAAAATTTGAGTGGATGAAGCTGAACATAGCATGGAAATGCATTTGCCATATCTTGCTAAAGTTTTTGGAGGGCATCAGGTTAAAGTTGTATCGTATTGGTTAATGCTGAGGCTATGTATGGAAAGTTGTTAGCAAAATTTGTCGATGATCCAACTAATATCTTTTCCGTCTCATAAGATTTCTGTCGCTGGGGTTCTCGGTTCAATTACGTGGACCATGACAGGAAACATGGACTTATACACAAGTCTATCAATAACTGAAACAGGGGAACCAGATGCATTTAAACAGTATTTGCAGGAATATGGCAATACTATTTGTGGACGTCGTCCAATTAGTGTTTTCCTACATATGTTGAGGCATTGCACGACTAACATAAAGATAAAGTTCCTTCGCTACGAGCAGTCAAGCCAATGCAAAACAACAAGGTACAGCAGTGTGAGCTATGCATCTGCAGCAGCGAAAAAGGCGGATGCTTGAAGGCTGAAGCTGTATTTATTATTCGAATAAGGTTCGTGTTAATCGAATACAGTTCACAATTTGAACTTCTTTGAATTGAATATCTATTGttttaacccaaaaaaaaactataatatttatatgttttaaattattagaaaattaattataactttATTAG
This window of the Mercurialis annua linkage group LG5, ddMerAnnu1.2, whole genome shotgun sequence genome carries:
- the LOC126682319 gene encoding transcription factor TGA6-like isoform X2, whose amino-acid sequence is MGSRLGAEDEKEANGMPSFELPISNALGIEGSTIHSYRVSDFVGFDQSVALRLDDAVDLSTNTVFNSAKVSSQAVSSAPLRISSFDKFPTNFNINPSPSQLESQRLPLEKSQQLNIVALSSGNTENWEESNMADGSPRTDVSTDGDTDDKNQRFDRGQSIVVAASDSSDRSKDKMDQKTLRRLAQNREAARKSRLRKKAYVQQLESSRLKLTQLEQELQRARQQGIFISSSGDQAHSMSGNGAMAFDVEYARWLEEQNRQVNELRSAVNSHAGDAELRIIIDGVMAHYDEIFRLKTNAAKADVFHLLSGMWKTPAERCFLWLGGFRSSELLKLLVNQLEPLTEQQLVGLGNLQQSSQQAEDALSQGMEALQQSLAETLSSGSLGSSGSSGNVANYMGQMAMAMGKLGTLEGFIRQADNLRQQTLQQMHRILTTRQSARALLAIHDYFSRLRALSSLWLARPRE
- the LOC126682319 gene encoding transcription factor TGA6-like isoform X1 — protein: MGSRLGAEDEKEANGMPSFELPISNALGIEGSTIHSYRVSDFVGFDQSVALRLDDAVDLSTRIADTVFNSAKVSSQAVSSAPLRISSFDKFPTNFNINPSPSQLESQRLPLEKSQQLNIVALSSGNTENWEESNMADGSPRTDVSTDGDTDDKNQRFDRGQSIVVAASDSSDRSKDKMDQKTLRRLAQNREAARKSRLRKKAYVQQLESSRLKLTQLEQELQRARQQGIFISSSGDQAHSMSGNGAMAFDVEYARWLEEQNRQVNELRSAVNSHAGDAELRIIIDGVMAHYDEIFRLKTNAAKADVFHLLSGMWKTPAERCFLWLGGFRSSELLKLLVNQLEPLTEQQLVGLGNLQQSSQQAEDALSQGMEALQQSLAETLSSGSLGSSGSSGNVANYMGQMAMAMGKLGTLEGFIRQADNLRQQTLQQMHRILTTRQSARALLAIHDYFSRLRALSSLWLARPRE